The nucleotide sequence TTGCCTCGAGGTGAGCGCGGAGGAGCGCCTCGTCGACGTGGTCGCCGAAGGCTTCGACGCCGGCATCCGCTACGAGGACTGGCTCGAGAAGGACATGGTGGCGGTGCCCATTGGCCCGCGCGTCCAGCGTTACGCCGCAGCCGCGTCGCCCGCGTACCTCTCCCGCCGTGGCACGCCCACCCACCCGCGTGAGCTGCTCGAACACGATTGCGTGCGGTGGCGCTTCACGAACGGCCCGCTGCATCCGTGGGAGTTCGAACGGGATGGAGAGACCCTCAAAGTCGACCCCAAAGGCACGCTGGTCGTCCTTTTCGGCGGCGGTACGGAGTTCGCTGTGGAGGCCGCCGTGGCAGGGAGCGGGATCCTCTATCTGTTCGAGGATTGGCTACGGCCCTTCTTCGAACGAGGAGAGCTCTTGCCCGTGCTCGAGCCGTGGTGGCTGAGCTTCCCGGGGCCTTTTCTCTACTACCCCGGTCGTCGGCACCTCCCGGCGCCGCTGCGGGCCTTCGTGGACTTCGTCAAGTCGAAGCAGCCGTGAGTGGCCACGGGCCCGCAGACGGGAGCAGGTTCACCCCATCGGCGTGCACAACTCGACGAGGAAGCCGTCGAGATCCCGCACATAAGCGACGGTTTGCCCCCACGGCTTCGTCGCGGGCGCGCTCACCCCCTGCGCGCCCGCGGCGACGGCGACCTCGAAGGCCGCGGGGACGTCGGGCGTGGTGAACGCGACCTCGACCGCGGGCGCGGGCTCGGTCGGTCGACTCACGCGGAACGAAAAGCCGTGGGATCCGGCGACGGATTCAGTCACGAACGCGAGCGCCGTCGCGCCGGTCTCCATCTC is from Polyangium spumosum and encodes:
- a CDS encoding LysR family transcriptional regulator; the protein is MDELADLTAFLTVAREGGFRSAARAAGTSASRMGDAVRRLEARLGVRLLHRTTRSVTPTDAGARLLERIAPALGEVRAALDVVNDFRDRPAGRLRLNVPTVAARLVLPRIVPPFLAKYPDICLEVSAEERLVDVVAEGFDAGIRYEDWLEKDMVAVPIGPRVQRYAAAASPAYLSRRGTPTHPRELLEHDCVRWRFTNGPLHPWEFERDGETLKVDPKGTLVVLFGGGTEFAVEAAVAGSGILYLFEDWLRPFFERGELLPVLEPWWLSFPGPFLYYPGRRHLPAPLRAFVDFVKSKQP
- a CDS encoding VOC family protein, with translation MNLGYVILYVQDVERSVAFYERAFGLARRFVHESKQYAEMETGATALAFVTESVAGSHGFSFRVSRPTEPAPAVEVAFTTPDVPAAFEVAVAAGAQGVSAPATKPWGQTVAYVRDLDGFLVELCTPMG